The Prosthecobacter dejongeii genome contains a region encoding:
- a CDS encoding TIGR03790 family protein: MATSRPSSLGLGCFRQTIVHGLALLTLFASPLRAQEPPPALDLSGETVVIYNPDFAQSQELAEYYAQKRGIPADRVIGLDCPMTDSMTRQEYNELLRKPLFEAFVRRGWWRLGQQELKDPVTGKSMPAMTVAESAVRVVVLMRGIPFQIQRDAQNPKNTQEDEASVDSELALLGLPRQPIAGALRNPYFKQDMRFQMFQGTPGLLLVGRLDGPDADTVKRMIDDALSAEEHGLRGRAVIDLAQKTGAYQEGEDWLNRSAILFRQKGIPVYVDKAEAVLPDHWPLPDTAFYFGWYTTHASGAIASPSFKFQTGAIACHLHSFSGAALRAPDRHWVGPLLRQGAAAALGNVFEPYLSLTVHFDVLNQRLLEGYTLAEAAWNATPVLSWMNVVCGDPLYRPYARGAGSSMGDGRDRDYALYQGTSTRHPGEDSRELKQALTTLAETRSKPHLLELTSLLSASEGKNNEAIDLLEHALSLYVIASDKARAHLYQARLYLDENRPAEAKATLQKMLDDPNQKDVPASQAARLIHSQIP, encoded by the coding sequence ATGGCCACCTCCAGACCATCATCCCTTGGGTTAGGCTGCTTTAGACAGACGATCGTGCACGGCCTAGCCCTACTTACTCTCTTCGCCAGTCCTCTGCGGGCTCAGGAGCCCCCGCCAGCTTTGGATCTCAGCGGTGAAACCGTGGTCATTTACAATCCCGACTTCGCCCAGTCTCAGGAACTGGCTGAATACTACGCCCAAAAGCGTGGCATCCCTGCGGACCGTGTCATCGGTCTCGATTGCCCCATGACGGACTCCATGACCCGCCAGGAGTATAACGAACTTTTGCGCAAACCTTTGTTCGAGGCCTTCGTGCGTCGGGGCTGGTGGCGGCTGGGCCAGCAAGAGTTAAAAGATCCGGTCACGGGCAAGTCCATGCCTGCCATGACGGTGGCCGAGTCTGCCGTGCGCGTGGTGGTGCTGATGCGCGGCATCCCGTTTCAAATTCAGCGCGATGCGCAAAACCCCAAGAACACGCAGGAAGATGAAGCCAGCGTGGATAGCGAACTGGCCCTGCTAGGCCTGCCGCGCCAGCCCATCGCGGGTGCTTTGCGTAATCCTTACTTCAAGCAGGACATGCGCTTCCAAATGTTCCAGGGCACACCGGGGCTGCTGCTGGTGGGGCGGCTAGATGGGCCGGATGCAGACACTGTGAAACGCATGATTGATGACGCCCTTAGCGCTGAAGAACACGGGCTTCGTGGGCGCGCCGTGATTGACCTGGCTCAGAAAACTGGAGCCTATCAGGAAGGTGAAGACTGGCTAAACCGCAGCGCCATCCTCTTTCGCCAAAAGGGCATCCCCGTTTATGTGGACAAGGCGGAGGCCGTGCTGCCAGACCACTGGCCCCTGCCGGATACCGCCTTTTATTTTGGCTGGTATACCACCCACGCCAGCGGGGCTATCGCCAGTCCCTCATTCAAATTTCAGACCGGGGCCATCGCCTGTCATTTGCACTCCTTCAGTGGGGCTGCCCTGCGTGCGCCAGATCGGCACTGGGTAGGTCCGCTGCTGCGCCAGGGGGCCGCCGCTGCCCTGGGAAATGTGTTTGAGCCCTACCTCAGCCTCACGGTCCACTTTGATGTGCTCAACCAGCGCCTGCTGGAAGGCTACACACTGGCGGAGGCGGCCTGGAATGCCACCCCCGTGCTCTCCTGGATGAACGTCGTCTGTGGCGATCCTCTCTACCGTCCCTATGCACGCGGCGCTGGCTCCAGCATGGGCGATGGACGCGACCGCGACTACGCTTTGTATCAGGGCACCTCCACCCGACATCCGGGTGAGGATAGCCGGGAACTGAAGCAGGCCCTGACCACCCTCGCCGAAACACGCAGCAAACCGCACCTGCTGGAACTCACCTCCCTGCTCTCCGCCAGCGAAGGCAAGAACAACGAAGCCATTGACCTGCTGGAGCACGCCCTCAGCCTCTACGTCATCGCCTCTGACAAAGCCCGCGCGCATCTATATCAGGCCCGTCTGTATCTGGATGAAAACCGTCCGGCTGAGGCCAAGGCCACCCTGCAAAAGATGCTGGATGATCCTAACCAAAAGGATGTGCCGGCCAGCCAAGCCGCCCGGCTCATTCACAGTCAGATTCCCTGA